Proteins encoded within one genomic window of Thiothrix litoralis:
- a CDS encoding N,N-dimethylformamidase beta subunit family domain-containing protein translates to MANILPTHIHPTSSKLWTGLAGVVGLISFMLSPSAFAVSCDFKNGDVFAEICGYIEAGSVQTGGQLKVHVASTTPSFNVYVRRAGNDNPNLQSSSFDGAVNYNTPTNSYDDLNWGSAYSIGIPADWKSGIYEVSFNNGKGSYSEFVAIKSAQPGNDSKILVLDSLPTKIAYSPIGGKSMYGFNSTDGQASAQVSMERPTGRGQWAEHRGFVTWLDKQGIAYEAASMMDLHRDPSLLSHYNLVILVGHNEYWSKEMRDNWDSYLAAGGNGAIFSGNTMWWQVRFSADNKHMVCYKNANNDPLYGQDNSRVTTNWFKSPVNRPENLSTGVSFQHGGYANYTESGVQYYVKNSTGDDGSYGGFKVADATHWVFADTGLANGNVFGRGDGNSSSVVGYEVDGALYSMSGNKPVVTGEDGTPLNFQILATTPAYAVNSPSLVPGVVYNNHAGQGWGTMGIFQPTANSGTVFTAPTIDWAEGLNDPQVSRITRNVIDRLNARAQTSGSSTSGSSTSSSEPSSQVVAQSSGGGGGSFPLAPLLLGLLAVGFKARKR, encoded by the coding sequence TGGCTACATCGAAGCAGGCAGCGTGCAAACAGGTGGACAACTGAAGGTGCATGTTGCCAGCACCACACCGAGTTTTAATGTATATGTACGGCGAGCGGGCAATGACAACCCTAACCTGCAAAGCAGCTCATTTGACGGTGCAGTCAATTATAATACACCCACCAACAGCTATGACGACTTGAACTGGGGTTCCGCTTACTCCATCGGCATTCCGGCAGACTGGAAAAGCGGTATTTACGAAGTCAGCTTCAACAATGGCAAAGGCAGCTATTCCGAATTCGTTGCCATCAAATCTGCACAACCGGGCAATGATTCCAAAATACTGGTGCTTGACAGCCTTCCCACCAAGATTGCCTACTCCCCGATTGGTGGGAAGTCCATGTATGGCTTCAACTCCACCGATGGGCAGGCAAGCGCTCAGGTATCCATGGAACGCCCGACAGGTAGGGGTCAGTGGGCAGAACACCGGGGATTCGTCACTTGGCTGGACAAGCAGGGCATTGCCTATGAAGCAGCCTCGATGATGGATCTGCATCGCGACCCTTCATTGTTGAGCCATTACAATCTGGTCATTCTGGTTGGGCACAACGAGTACTGGTCCAAAGAGATGCGTGACAATTGGGATAGCTACCTTGCAGCAGGTGGCAACGGTGCAATATTCAGTGGTAATACCATGTGGTGGCAAGTGCGTTTCAGCGCTGACAACAAACACATGGTCTGTTACAAAAATGCCAATAATGACCCCTTATATGGGCAAGACAATAGCAGAGTCACCACCAACTGGTTCAAATCGCCCGTGAACAGGCCGGAAAATCTCTCTACAGGTGTCAGCTTTCAACATGGTGGCTATGCTAATTACACCGAGTCTGGCGTCCAATACTACGTCAAAAATAGTACTGGTGACGATGGCTCTTATGGCGGTTTCAAAGTTGCCGATGCCACACATTGGGTATTCGCTGACACAGGATTAGCCAATGGCAACGTCTTCGGGCGCGGAGATGGCAACAGTAGCTCTGTAGTCGGTTACGAAGTTGATGGAGCATTGTATAGCATGTCCGGTAACAAACCTGTCGTCACCGGAGAAGATGGTACACCCCTGAATTTCCAGATACTGGCAACAACACCTGCTTATGCGGTCAACTCACCATCCCTCGTTCCGGGCGTAGTGTATAATAACCATGCAGGCCAAGGCTGGGGCACAATGGGCATTTTCCAGCCAACAGCCAACAGTGGCACAGTATTTACTGCACCAACCATCGACTGGGCAGAAGGTTTGAATGATCCCCAAGTCAGCCGTATCACGCGCAATGTCATCGACCGACTGAACGCACGTGCTCAAACTAGTGGCAGCTCTACCAGCGGCAGCTCTACCAGTTCCAGTGAACCTTCCTCACAAGTAGTGGCGCAATCCAGTGGCGGGGGCGGCGGCAGCTTCCCTCTCGCCCCCCTGTTACTGGGCTTGCTAGCGGTTGGCTTCAAGGCACGTAAACGCTAA